Within the Betaproteobacteria bacterium genome, the region CTTGAACAGACACGCCTTGCCCTCCATCACCGGCTTGGCCGCGAGCGGACCGATGTTGCCCAAGCCGAGCACCGCGGTGCCGTTGGTGATCACGCCGACCAGGTTGGAACGCGACGTGAGACTGGCTGCCTGCGAGGGATCTTCGGCGATGGCGAGGCAGGCATAAGCGACCCCCGGGGAGTAGGCCAGCGCCAGATCGCGTTGGTTCACCAGCCCCTTGGTCGGCGCGATGGAGATCTTTCCGGGGGTGGGATAGCGGTGGTATTCCAGCGCATTGATACGAAGCTGCTCGTCCATGACGTTCCTCGCCTGAGTCGCCGCGGCAGCTTGCGTTGGCGCGCAGCGGTAGTGTGTAAGTAGGGGAAACCGATTCTACGCGCACATCCAGCACGTGAGCGTGACGGCGCATGCGCCGTCGGCGGCAAATCAGCGCGGCACGACGGATCGGCTGCCGCTGCACACTGGCAATGGCTCGGGATCGCGCGTAAGCAGCTCGCTGTATCGTTTGGACACGGAACGGAAGATTTACCCCATGCAGGGCTTTGCGTACAATACGCGTCCTGCCAAATGGGTCCCTAGCTCAATTGGTAGAGCAGCGGACTCTTAATCCGTTGGTTCGGGGTTCAAGTCCCCGGGGGCCTACCAAGTACTTCAAGCAGTTACGACCGCCGCTGTCGCAAGTCGATTTCCTAACGTGGGGAAATCGTGGGGAATTGGATGACATTCCCTCCCGCCGACAGCAACTTTTTGCCCGAATTCACCACCGTCTTCTGCTTACCGGGACGGTGATCAGGCGCCCGGCGATATGCGCGACTCGATACGCGTTGCGGCAACCGCGAGATTCTCGGTTGCGTACTTCGCGTAGCGGTCGACCATGACGCGCGACTTCCAACCACCCAGGTCCTTCAGCTCATCGCAGCTCGTACCGACCTGCCGATGCCATGAGGCCCAGGTGTGCCTCAGGTCGTGAAAGCGCAAATCCGTCAGCCCGGCCTTCGCGCACGCGCTCTGCCAACCGGTATTCGTGAGTTCATAGCGAATCGGTTGACCGCGGTACGTGAAGCAGAAACGCGGATGAATGCCGACCTGCCCTTCGAGCACCGCAAGCGCATCGCGATTCAACGGAACGCCTCTCGGCGTGCCGTTCTTGGTCTGGTCGAGCCATGCCGTACCACGTTTCAAGTCGACGCGCTTCCACTCCAGATGCACGATCTCGCGTGCCCGGCAGCCCGTCGCGAGAGCAAAACGGACCATTGACGCAAGATGCGGCGCACAGGCGGCAATGAGCCTTGCTGCTTCTTCAGGCGTCAACCACCGGTCGCGCTCCGCCTCCCCGCTCAGCAAGCGTATCTTGGGAATCGTGTCGACCCACTGCCATTCGTCCCTCGCCATGCGTAGCAGGCTGCGGATCGTAGCCAGGTATCGATTGATCGTCGCGGTCTTTCTGCCCGCACGCACGCCGTCCTCGATCACCTTGTGAATCACGTCGCCGTTGATCTGGTCGAGCATAAGGTGACCCAGGGTCGGGTCGAGCTTTCGGCAAATCCTCCGCACGTCTTCGATGCTCCGCAGATTGCCCTTCAACATGAGATAGCGAACGACAGCTTCCTTCCACGAGCGCCGGGCCTTGATGCCGAGATGAGCTGCCCTGAATACCTCGCCCTTCAGCTTGGCGACAAGGGCTTCGACTTCTTCGCGGTTTTCGGTCTTAGCGCTTTGGCGTACGCGTCTGCCGTTCGGTAAGACAACATCGATCCACCAGTATGGGGAGTCTCCCCGGCGGTAGATTCCTCTTGCACGGGCCATTGAACTACCTCCTTTCCGGCCCGCCCTCGGCGCTTATATTCCTCAAGCCAGGCGTCCAGGTCAACCAGATCCCAGACCGAGCGGCGGCCAAACTTGATGGGGCGGGGGCCGATCTGCAGCAGGAGCGTGACGCCAATGCCGAGGTACTCCGCGGCCTGCTCCTTGGTGAGGCAGCGCACGGACGGCAGGGTGAGTCTTACGTCTTCGTCTTTCATGGCAGTTGCGAGCGTCCGGCGTCTCGGGGCAACAACGGACGAGGCTGCGAGCCGGCGTGTGGGAGTTGCCCAACTTCGGTCGGTCGCATTGCCCTCGGCACGCGTGCGGCAACTGCCTGGACGCAGCGCAGGAGCTCCGAAATTGGCCCGGCGCAGGATTCGAGGACTGCGATGACTTCGGCATTCTGGAGCGAGGCTGATCGCGTGAGTCTCGCAAGGAGCCCATTCACCTCCGCGAGCATGGCGGCCAGGGTGTCCTCCGGTGCAACGCCGGCACGCGCCGCAATGGCCATGGGGTGCACGCTGTTCGGAGGCATTGTTGCGGGGACGGTGCAGCCCTGGGTGCGTGCGAGAACGCGCAACGACGCGGCTTTCAGGCTGGTTGTTGCACGCAGTGTTGCCGTGTGGGGTGCGCTGTTGGCGGGTCCAGGTTGCACGTTGCATCGCCCAGGGCGAGCACCATGCAACGTATCGAGGATGTCGCTCATCGCGCCTCCCGTTTCTTCGGAACGTCGACCTTCCGGATCAAGCCGTCGGTCTCTGCCTTGCGCCAGTGCCGGAAGACCGTCGAGCGATTGCACTCGAGCTCCAGCGCGATCTCGGAACGACTGAGTCCGTCGTTCGCAAGGGCGACCACACGATCGAAGGTCGTTTCCTCGACGCGCCGGAACGTCCAGCGGGTGTGACCCGCCTCGTCCGTGGTGAGGATGGCTTCGATCGGCCGGGTGACTTCACCGTGGAGGTTGCGGGCCTTTTCGTAATGCACCTCGAAGCGAGCGCCCTCACCGTGCCGGTAGTCCGATGGCTCCTTCAAGCGCAGCACGGTATCGAGCAAATCCTCGCGCTTGCTCGTGCCGCGCTGCTGGCCGCCTTTGGCTGAGTGGTGAATGAAGAGCACGCTGCGGCCACCCGAGCGCATCTGCAGCGCCCACTCGGCGACCGGCAGCCAGCTCTCGGCGTCGTTCTCCCGGCCGCCGCTGCGAGCGAGGCAGGAGAGGTTGTCGAGCACGATGAGTTCGCTGTCGCTGATCACGGCATTGATCGCCGCCTGCCCATCGGAGGTGGCGAGATCCGGCATCGGTCCGTGCTGCAGGTCCGGGGTAATGAGGTGAAGCATGCCGGGTGCGGGCTCGACGTCGGCGGACACGTTGATGGCGGCCAGGCGCTCCTGCAGGGCCGTGGCCGGCATCTCTCCGTCGATGTAGAGCACCCGGCGCGCCTTCGGTGCGCTCCAGGTAAGGAACGTTCCGCCGCTCGCCACAGCGAAGGCGATGCCAAGGGCGGCGTGGGTCTTTCCGACCCCGCGCCAGGAATGAATCATGTTGAGGCTCTGCGTGAGAAGCCATGGACTCAGGATCGCCTCGCGCTCGGGCAGCGTGCGCCCCAGGAAGTCGTGCACATCGACGACTACCACCGGACTGGAATGCGGGTCCTGGGGCGTTGATGATCCCGCGTCTCGCTCACTTCGATCGAGGAAGCGTTGACCGCGCTCGAGGGGCAGGAGCACGTCACGCATCGAAGGCCACCTCGACCGCATGCTGCAACCGCCTGACGGCGACGCGCAGGCGATGCCGGTCGCGCATGCTCAAGCGCTCGCCCCGATCGAGCGTCTGCGCGCACAGGTAGACGACCATCGCCTCGTAGGAGACGGCGTGCAGCACGTCTGCGGCGGGAAAGGGCCGGCGAAGACGTTCCCCTCGAGCGGTCGAGGGTCGGGTCGGATAGAGGTCGCCGAACTCGAGTCCGACCCGCGCCAGCACGTGCTCGGTGCGGCATTCCGCGAAGCAGTGAATCAGCACGCGGCCATCGTCGAGTTCCCGGATGGACAGGGATGCGCGCCGATCGTCGTGCGCAGGGCAACGCGCCAGCCAGCGACCTGGGCCGGTGTGGCGCACGCCATCGAGGCGGCCGAGAAGAATTGCAGCGCTCATGTCGATCCGTTCTTGACCTTCGTCATGCCCGGGTTGTAAACCGCGTCGACAACACCGGGCGCAGACACATGATGCCGATCGCGCAACGCGATGTCCTCGCCTAACCCCCCTCGCGGAGAGGAGGGTTGGCGATAAAAAGGGCGGGCTCGGCGATGGGTAGCGGCCATGAACGTGTCTCTGCGGGCCAGGCGGTCGGGTTTGTGCGAATAGGCGACTGGCATGCGCTGGCGCGAGGGCTCGATCTTTGGCCTGTCGCGCATGCAAGATGGCTGTGCATCGGCAGCACCTCGCCGGCTAACGACCGCAATAAATCGCCGTGACCTGCTCGCGCTCATGGCCGAGCTCGCGACTGATCGTGAGTCGTGCTTCCCGGTCGATCGCTTTTTGCGCAGGCGTCAGGGACCGAGAGGCGGGTCCACCGGCGGCGGGTGCCTTCCGGCCCGTCAGCTCCTGGTAGCGTGCCTGGGCGTATGCATGTCGATGGCCGTGGACGTGATGAATGCCGGCTGCGGCGCACTGGTGCTTGAAACGGTTGAGCTGATCGACGAACTTCATGTCTGCCGGAATGAGGCTCGCGCGGCCGGCAAGCTGTCGAGCTTCATCCAAGACCTGGCGCTGCTCGGGCGTGCGGATCGGGACTTCGCGGGCGCGGCCCCCCTTGCACCAGCTGGGGCGAAGGACGAGCTTGTCGCCCCGGTCGGCCCAGGCGGGCTGAATCTTGATCGACTCGGCTCGACGCAGCCCGAAGGCGGCCTGCAATCTGAGCGAGATCCCGGTGTATGGGTCGGTGACCCTGGAAAGATCGACCGCGCTGAGCGCTCGCGACTTGTCCGCATTGCTGACGAGCTGCCGGTCGGCGATCCCGTAGGCGGCGTTGTCCTTGGCCACGACGTTGGCCTTGCCGATCTTCTCGGCCCACCAACGGAGCTGTACCAACCGGTTCTTGATCGTTCCGACGTTTAGAACATTGGCCCGCCAGTGGTTAGTCAGCGCCTCGACGTGCTTGGGCTTCAAACCCGTCGCGTGGAGTTCCTTGAATCCGGCCTGGTAGCAGCTGATCGGCCACCAGCTGCAGGATGCGCAGCCGGTCGGCCTGGGTGGCAAAGCTCCCATCGCGATTTCGATGGCAGAGCTGCTTGAGCTCGTAGTTCAGTGTTCGCATTGCGCCTGTCCTCGTTCCTCTCGGTGTGATCGCGTGCTCGATCAGTGTCGTTGTCCGCCTCGCCGGCAATGAGCCTGGTCGAGGACCACAAGGGACGGCGGGCCACACCTTGCCCGTTTCGTGCAGGGATTTGCTGTTTGCCAGCGCTGCACGTCGCGTTCGATCGGCTCGGTGTGCGTGCCTGGAGGCACTGGTAACCACCGAAGGCCCATGGTCCAGGGCCCGGGGGAGCGTTCCTGGGGAACGCGGGATCCGTGACGAAGATCAGTTGGCAGGCGGCATTGCGCCACGCGCGGCACGGACGAACCCAGCAGAACAGCGGGTCGGATCGCTCGAAACGACGCGAGCACAGGAAACGGCCGGGGAGCCGTGAGGGAGGCTTCAGAATCCGGACGATGCCTCTTGCGAGGCTCGGCTCGGAGAATGGAACACATCCACGCGAGCCCAAGCGGCGCAGCCATCTCAGGATGGAAGATGGCAAGCCACCCGGAACCGGCGTGCTATGCGCCAGGCATCAGGGGATACGACATGATGAGCGATCCCCTCGGACCCACAAGGCGCCGAGGTAATGGCTCCAACTCAACACGTGGATGGGACACCTGGCGAATGCCGGGCTATCACCATCATCATCGAACAGTGGCGATCCAAGCTACCGGCTGGCAGCCGTGATCACTCTCAATTTGATCACTCAAATCGCCAAGCCTTGCGGCCGCCGGCTCTCAGGCGATGTGGCCGGCTTCAAGGGCGGTGCGTGACGTGCACCGGACGGGCTGACTCAGCCAGCGGAAAACTGGTCGTCGTGGTCTGCTTACCGTTGACGGGCGTATGTCCTTGGACGTTGCTGGAAGTCATCCAATAGGCATGCTAGCCGCTGTGACAATGGGTCAGGGAAATCAGTTCCCATCGAGGTGCGCGCTCGTCACATCGAATCGCATCAACATTGCATGTGCCCCACAGCCAGGGACTCCGACCATTGACAGTCTGTCGCTTGATCTGCACCCATGTCATGCCAGTTGGATGAAGGCGCTGAAGATAGGGCATCCACTCACGGGAGCTCATCACGTGGGATTGCTACGGTCTGTCACTTGCGCCAGAGGATTGAAAGTCGCGCGCTGGTGCAGGCTTGCGCGCGTCGTCACTGGCAGCTGGCGCCCGCCAGTAACGACGCACGTCTGGCGCAGGCCCGATGGCGGCTGGGTTCACAGCTGAGCGCCCACATGGCCGTCTCGACAGACTGGAATAGGCCGCGGCAGGCTGCCGCTCGTGCCGTCTACCGCCTAGCCGATGTCACGGTCCGTGGGTTGGGCTTAAGCGCTTAGTTGTCCTAAATACAACCTTATCGCCTCCGCATACGCACTAGCGCTGACGCCGCCTTCGTGGAGGAGTTGAGGGTCATCGACCAAGCCCGCCGAAATCCCGTCTCGGCAGACTCGCTCGCATGCGTTACCGAGTAAGTCAGTGAACGTCGTCAGTGCTACCAGTTGCCGGTCGCTAAAGAGATGCTGCCATTCTTTGATTCCGTATATGCACGGTGTAAATGCCCGTGCGTCCTCGACGAATGCGCCCTCCGGCTTCCACTCCGGTTTCGCCTTAGACGTCACCGCCTCGTGCTCCACCGTCGGCGCGAGATAGACGCGTCCGCGATCACCCTCGGCCACGACCGCCATCAACCGCGCGCCCATGCCCCCGGCTTTCCCCTCCGTCTTGATGTAGTCGCCCGCGATCGGAGTTCCCGACATCAAGCAGCGGAAGTTCGCCCCGCGCGAAAGCTTGGTGCCGTTCTTCGCCCCTTCCGCATCCCTCGGCTTCCCCACCTTCACCGTGAATCGATAACCGCCATCCTCGATCACCGGCTCGACGTACGCCTCCTTGCCCGCCTTGGTGGAGAGCATGAACGTCGAGGCGAGCGGCACGTCAACCTGCGCGAACGCCGGATTGGGGCTCTTCACCGTGCGCGCCCAAAGCCACGCAATCACGGTGAGCTTCCGGTCCACGTAGGGCTTCAGGTCGGGCCGGTCTTTCGCCATCTCGGCTGTGATCTCGATCTTCGGATACAGATGACCGATGCACTTCTCAGCCTCGTCGCGCATCCATTTCCCGTAGTAGCGCACGTCCTCGGCCAGTCCTTGCGCCCCACGCCAGGACTTGTCCATCTGCGCCTTTTCGCGTTGCGCATCCGGATTCACCGGCGGCTTGCCGGCGAACTTCGGCGGGATCTCGATCATCGCCTTGTTGATAAGCACCGCCACGGGGTTGAGATCGCTCGCGTACGCTTCGAGCCCGAGCCGCTGTGCTTCGAGCGGCAGCGCGCCGCCGCCGGCGAATGGGTCATGAAAGGCGGGCAGCTTGTTACGGTCGAACAGCTCCTTCGCGCGCGGATGATCGGCATACTCCGCGCAGGTGCGGCGCCAGCTTTGCCAGATTTCGTCGCGCG harbors:
- a CDS encoding DNA primase; protein product: MSAAILLGRLDGVRHTGPGRWLARCPAHDDRRASLSIRELDDGRVLIHCFAECRTEHVLARVGLEFGDLYPTRPSTARGERLRRPFPAADVLHAVSYEAMVVYLCAQTLDRGERLSMRDRHRLRVAVRRLQHAVEVAFDA
- a CDS encoding AAA family ATPase, producing MRDVLLPLERGQRFLDRSERDAGSSTPQDPHSSPVVVVDVHDFLGRTLPEREAILSPWLLTQSLNMIHSWRGVGKTHAALGIAFAVASGGTFLTWSAPKARRVLYIDGEMPATALQERLAAINVSADVEPAPGMLHLITPDLQHGPMPDLATSDGQAAINAVISDSELIVLDNLSCLARSGGRENDAESWLPVAEWALQMRSGGRSVLFIHHSAKGGQQRGTSKREDLLDTVLRLKEPSDYRHGEGARFEVHYEKARNLHGEVTRPIEAILTTDEAGHTRWTFRRVEETTFDRVVALANDGLSRSEIALELECNRSTVFRHWRKAETDGLIRKVDVPKKREAR
- a CDS encoding tyrosine-type recombinase/integrase, which encodes MARARGIYRRGDSPYWWIDVVLPNGRRVRQSAKTENREEVEALVAKLKGEVFRAAHLGIKARRSWKEAVVRYLMLKGNLRSIEDVRRICRKLDPTLGHLMLDQINGDVIHKVIEDGVRAGRKTATINRYLATIRSLLRMARDEWQWVDTIPKIRLLSGEAERDRWLTPEEAARLIAACAPHLASMVRFALATGCRAREIVHLEWKRVDLKRGTAWLDQTKNGTPRGVPLNRDALAVLEGQVGIHPRFCFTYRGQPIRYELTNTGWQSACAKAGLTDLRFHDLRHTWASWHRQVGTSCDELKDLGGWKSRVMVDRYAKYATENLAVAATRIESRISPGA